The Paraburkholderia sabiae genome includes a region encoding these proteins:
- a CDS encoding response regulator transcription factor, with product MTTPEISVLLVDDHAVVREGYRRLLELSPDVRVAGEAADATLAYQRFCALQPDVVVMDLALPGASGIEAMRRMLAREPEARVLIFSVHEETLFVRRAFDAGACGYVTKASAPDVLVEAVRAVARRVRYLSADVSHALALRTMFSEGPPGRQLSAREFEVLRLLVQGFTLPVIAERLGLSQKTIANHQSAIRQKFGANNGVQLVQIAQRLGLQFSELAAPHELFGSPAPMEALGSGSPS from the coding sequence ATGACGACGCCCGAAATCTCCGTGCTTCTCGTCGACGATCATGCCGTCGTGCGCGAAGGCTACCGAAGGCTGCTCGAACTGAGCCCCGACGTGCGCGTGGCGGGCGAAGCCGCCGACGCGACACTGGCCTATCAGCGCTTCTGTGCGTTGCAGCCGGATGTCGTCGTAATGGATCTCGCGCTGCCTGGCGCGAGCGGAATCGAAGCGATGCGGCGCATGCTCGCGCGAGAGCCCGAAGCGCGCGTGCTGATTTTCAGCGTGCATGAAGAGACGCTCTTCGTGCGCCGCGCGTTCGATGCCGGTGCGTGCGGCTATGTGACGAAAGCGAGCGCCCCCGATGTGCTCGTCGAAGCGGTGCGCGCCGTCGCGCGGCGCGTGCGCTATCTGAGCGCGGATGTGTCGCACGCGCTTGCGCTACGTACGATGTTCAGTGAAGGGCCGCCCGGACGTCAGTTGTCCGCGCGTGAATTCGAAGTGCTGCGTTTGCTGGTGCAGGGCTTTACGCTGCCTGTGATCGCCGAACGGCTCGGCTTGAGCCAGAAGACGATTGCGAATCATCAGTCGGCGATCCGGCAGAAGTTCGGCGCGAACAATGGCGTACAGCTCGTGCAGATTGCGCAGCGGCTCGGTCTGCAGTTCTCGGAACTGGCCGCGCCTCACGAGCTTTTCGGTTCGCCGGCACCGATGGAAGCGCTCGGTTCGGGCAGTCCGAGCTGA
- a CDS encoding cytochrome b, with amino-acid sequence MNATRSTDIAQSGKAAQERFPMALIVLHWLIAVCIIAMLGIGLYMVGLPRGLPFKAALINFHKSLGLTVFLLVLIRIGVLMVSGRPPLPPMRAWQRAAASATQVLLYAAMIAMPVTGYLGSSFNTYGTRFWGMLLPKWGWDDKELRHFWFGIHEIVAWVFIALIALHVAGALKHQLMDRDGLLRRILP; translated from the coding sequence ATGAACGCGACACGCTCGACCGATATCGCGCAGAGTGGGAAAGCGGCACAAGAACGCTTCCCGATGGCGCTGATCGTTTTGCACTGGCTGATCGCCGTTTGCATCATCGCGATGCTGGGCATCGGCCTGTATATGGTCGGACTGCCGCGCGGTCTGCCGTTCAAGGCCGCGCTGATCAACTTTCACAAGTCGCTTGGCTTGACGGTTTTCCTGCTGGTGCTGATCCGCATCGGAGTTCTCATGGTATCCGGCAGGCCGCCGTTGCCGCCGATGCGAGCGTGGCAACGCGCCGCCGCGAGCGCTACGCAGGTTCTTTTATACGCTGCAATGATCGCGATGCCGGTGACGGGTTATCTCGGTTCGTCGTTCAATACGTACGGCACGCGTTTCTGGGGCATGCTGCTGCCGAAGTGGGGTTGGGACGACAAGGAACTGCGTCATTTCTGGTTCGGGATTCATGAGATCGTCGCATGGGTTTTCATTGCGTTGATTGCGTTGCATGTCGCGGGCGCGCTCAAGCATCAGTTGATGGACCGCGACGGACTGCTGCGCAGAATACTGCCGTGA
- a CDS encoding ATP-binding protein produces the protein MATPAKESRSVAWRDFLCVVVLTLIVGALCSIFDVSELAYRWSRRAERYQLDELPVTLFVLAAGLAWFAWRRYRESHKELLRRRAAEEEAARLLAENRRLASQGIEAQEAERRHLARELHDELGQYLNAIALDAARIRDLSAVSTDQDEIHRASLAVMQSAGFVYRQIGGMIRKLRPIGLDELGLPSAIEHCVEGWRERLPEASFKLTMDGDFDGFSDALNITLYRLVQEALTNISKFAREASVEIYLVRAPADSERGGEIVVTVADDGPGVDLSKPRLGLGLVGMRERIEALGGEFHVASEPARGFLICARVPAQLGLPEPSASIGAGEPKSS, from the coding sequence ATGGCGACGCCTGCCAAAGAATCACGCTCTGTCGCGTGGCGTGACTTCCTGTGCGTCGTGGTGTTGACGTTGATCGTCGGCGCGCTGTGTTCGATATTCGACGTCAGCGAACTCGCGTACCGCTGGAGCCGCCGCGCGGAGCGTTATCAGCTCGACGAGTTGCCTGTCACGCTGTTCGTCCTCGCGGCGGGCCTCGCGTGGTTTGCGTGGCGACGCTATCGGGAATCGCACAAGGAGTTGCTGCGCCGCCGCGCAGCGGAAGAAGAAGCCGCACGGCTTCTTGCCGAGAACAGGCGGCTCGCGAGTCAGGGCATCGAAGCGCAGGAAGCCGAGCGCCGTCATCTCGCGCGTGAATTGCACGACGAACTCGGGCAATACCTGAATGCGATTGCGCTCGACGCCGCGCGTATTCGCGACCTCTCGGCCGTATCGACGGATCAGGACGAAATTCATCGCGCGTCGCTGGCCGTGATGCAAAGCGCGGGCTTCGTGTACCGGCAGATCGGCGGAATGATCCGCAAGCTGCGGCCCATCGGCCTCGACGAACTGGGTCTGCCTAGCGCAATCGAACATTGCGTGGAAGGCTGGCGCGAGCGGCTGCCTGAGGCATCGTTCAAGCTCACCATGGACGGCGATTTCGATGGTTTCTCCGACGCCCTCAACATCACGCTCTATCGTCTCGTGCAGGAAGCGCTGACGAACATATCGAAGTTCGCGCGCGAGGCGAGTGTCGAAATCTATCTGGTGAGAGCGCCCGCCGATAGCGAACGCGGCGGTGAAATCGTCGTGACCGTAGCCGACGACGGCCCAGGTGTCGATCTGTCGAAGCCGCGTCTGGGATTGGGACTGGTAGGCATGCGCGAGCGCATAGAAGCGCTGGGCGGCGAGTTTCATGTGGCCAGCGAGCCCGCGCGCGGCTTTCTGATTTGCGCGCGCGTGCCTGCTCAGCTCGGACTGCCCGAACCGAGCGCTTCCATCGGTGCCGGCGAACCGAAAAGCTCGTGA
- the pqqC gene encoding pyrroloquinoline-quinone synthase PqqC yields the protein MSVKGDIAPAWTHDEFEAQLRAKGQAYHIHHPFNVKMNSGGCSREQIRGWVANRFYYQINIPLKDAAVLSNCPDRETRRRWVLRILDHDGYGEDEGGIETWARLGDAVGLSRDELWSLEHIVPGVRFAVDAYVNFARRAPWQEAVCSSLTEIFAPQIHKDRLSTWPEHYPWIKPEGLAYFRSRISLAQRDVEHGLAVTLDHFCTREQQERALDILQFKLDILWTMLDAIEKAFPA from the coding sequence ATGAGTGTCAAAGGCGACATCGCACCTGCATGGACCCACGATGAATTCGAAGCGCAATTGCGCGCGAAGGGGCAGGCGTATCACATCCACCATCCGTTCAACGTGAAGATGAACAGCGGCGGATGTTCGCGCGAGCAGATTCGCGGCTGGGTCGCGAACCGCTTCTACTATCAGATCAATATTCCGCTGAAGGATGCCGCCGTTTTATCGAACTGTCCCGACCGCGAAACGCGTCGCCGCTGGGTGTTGCGCATTCTCGATCACGACGGTTACGGCGAAGACGAAGGCGGCATCGAAACGTGGGCGCGGCTCGGCGATGCCGTCGGTTTGTCGCGCGATGAATTGTGGTCGCTAGAGCATATCGTGCCGGGTGTGCGCTTCGCCGTCGATGCGTATGTGAATTTCGCGCGGCGTGCGCCGTGGCAGGAAGCCGTGTGCTCATCGCTGACGGAAATCTTCGCGCCGCAGATCCATAAAGACCGGTTGTCGACCTGGCCCGAGCATTATCCGTGGATCAAGCCTGAAGGACTCGCGTACTTCCGCTCGCGCATTTCGCTCGCGCAACGCGATGTCGAACATGGGCTCGCTGTGACGCTCGATCACTTCTGCACGCGCGAACAGCAGGAACGCGCGCTCGACATTCTGCAATTCAAGCTCGACATTCTCTGGACGATGCTCGACGCCATCGAGAAGGCCTTCCCAGCATGA
- a CDS encoding formylmethanofuran dehydrogenase subunit C, giving the protein MSTITLRVKHAPGFRVDGSALLPSALHALSDAEIARVMLPAGNDACAAGDLFDISVDTNDNDARLVIEGDARWLDRLGAQLDAGSLRIEGSAGDHAGWRMAGGTLEITGDTGAFTACEMRGGTLVVEGNSGDFVAGALPGGMEGMTGGTLVVAGNAGARLGDRMRRGTVLIGGDTGDYAASRLVAGTIGIAGRLGAHYGYGMRRGTLLLLQQPERIPPTFTTGGRGFDVFWSLFARALAAECSAVSSVSASIAPRLAPFAALDAHKVPQRYAGDLAVDGRGELLLVE; this is encoded by the coding sequence ATGAGCACGATCACATTGCGCGTGAAGCACGCGCCGGGCTTTCGTGTCGACGGGTCGGCGCTGTTGCCGTCGGCGTTGCACGCGCTGTCCGACGCAGAGATTGCGCGTGTGATGCTGCCCGCCGGCAACGACGCGTGCGCGGCAGGCGATCTGTTCGATATCTCCGTCGATACGAACGACAACGATGCGCGTCTCGTGATCGAAGGCGACGCGCGCTGGCTGGACCGGCTTGGCGCACAACTGGACGCGGGCAGTCTGCGCATCGAAGGCTCGGCGGGCGATCACGCGGGCTGGCGCATGGCAGGCGGCACGCTGGAAATAACAGGCGACACAGGCGCGTTTACCGCTTGCGAGATGCGCGGCGGCACGCTCGTCGTCGAGGGCAATAGCGGCGACTTCGTCGCGGGCGCGCTGCCGGGCGGCATGGAAGGCATGACGGGCGGCACGCTGGTCGTCGCGGGCAACGCGGGCGCGCGTCTCGGCGACCGGATGCGGCGCGGCACCGTGCTGATCGGCGGCGATACGGGCGATTACGCGGCATCACGGCTCGTGGCCGGGACGATCGGCATTGCGGGGCGCCTTGGCGCACACTATGGTTACGGCATGCGGCGCGGCACGCTGTTGCTGCTGCAACAGCCCGAACGCATTCCGCCCACGTTCACGACGGGCGGCCGCGGTTTCGATGTGTTCTGGTCGCTGTTCGCGCGGGCGCTCGCGGCGGAATGCAGTGCAGTTTCTTCTGTGTCCGCATCGATCGCGCCGCGCCTCGCGCCCTTCGCCGCGCTCGACGCGCACAAGGTGCCGCAGCGCTACGCGGGCGATCTTGCCGTCGATGGACGTGGCGAACTGTTGCTCGTCGAATGA
- the pqqD gene encoding pyrroloquinoline quinone biosynthesis peptide chaperone PqqD has translation MNTPTHDNAQTPEKRGPKLSNLFRLQWEPAQDAHVLLYPEGMVKLNQSAAQILLRCDGTRDMAALVAELEQTFNAKGLAPEVEAFVDHARSRGWLE, from the coding sequence ATGAATACGCCGACCCACGACAACGCGCAAACCCCTGAAAAACGCGGGCCCAAATTGAGCAACCTGTTCCGCCTGCAATGGGAACCGGCTCAGGATGCGCACGTGCTGCTGTATCCCGAAGGCATGGTGAAGCTGAATCAGAGCGCCGCGCAGATCCTGTTGCGTTGCGACGGCACACGCGATATGGCCGCGCTCGTCGCCGAACTCGAGCAGACCTTCAACGCAAAAGGGCTGGCGCCAGAAGTCGAAGCATTCGTCGACCACGCTCGCTCGCGTGGCTGGCTGGAGTGA
- the pqqB gene encoding pyrroloquinoline quinone biosynthesis protein PqqB, with amino-acid sequence MKVKVLGSSAGGGFPQWNCNCRNCDGVRKGTINAQRRTQSSIALSVDGIAWLLVNASPDILAQIAANPEMQPARHARDTGIAAVLLMDAQIDHVTGLLMLRENSGHLPLHATDAVWQDLSTGFPIVSILSHYCGVERHTIDLDAGPFEIAALPGVRIDALPLSSKAPPYSPHRAAPQRGDNIGLLITAPGSGKRVFYAPGLGVLEPHIRDAMRSADLLLVDGTTWTSNEMIELGLSKKTAADMGHLAQTGPGGMIDVLDSLDRPNARKVLIHINNTNPILIDDGPERRTLAQHGIEVAHDGMLFEL; translated from the coding sequence ATGAAGGTCAAGGTGCTCGGTTCATCGGCGGGAGGCGGGTTTCCGCAGTGGAACTGCAACTGCCGCAATTGCGACGGCGTGCGCAAAGGCACGATTAACGCGCAGCGTCGCACGCAGTCTTCGATTGCCTTGAGCGTCGACGGCATTGCGTGGCTGCTCGTGAATGCATCGCCCGATATCCTCGCGCAGATCGCCGCGAACCCTGAGATGCAGCCCGCGCGTCACGCGCGCGACACAGGTATCGCCGCCGTGCTGCTGATGGATGCGCAGATCGATCACGTGACCGGTCTGCTGATGCTGCGCGAAAACAGCGGGCATCTGCCGCTGCATGCAACAGATGCCGTCTGGCAGGACCTGTCGACGGGTTTTCCGATTGTGTCGATCCTGTCGCACTACTGCGGCGTCGAACGTCACACTATCGATCTCGATGCCGGTCCGTTCGAAATCGCCGCATTGCCGGGCGTGCGTATCGATGCGCTGCCGCTGTCGAGCAAGGCGCCGCCCTACTCGCCGCATCGCGCGGCGCCGCAGCGCGGCGACAACATCGGTCTGCTGATCACCGCGCCTGGTTCGGGCAAGCGCGTGTTCTACGCGCCTGGCCTCGGCGTGCTGGAACCGCATATCCGCGACGCGATGCGCAGCGCCGATCTGCTGCTGGTCGACGGCACGACATGGACCAGCAACGAAATGATCGAACTCGGTTTGTCGAAGAAAACGGCTGCCGACATGGGCCATCTCGCGCAAACGGGTCCGGGCGGCATGATCGATGTGCTGGATTCGCTCGATAGGCCGAATGCGCGAAAGGTGCTAATACATATCAACAACACGAATCCGATTTTGATCGACGACGGTCCCGAGCGCCGCACACTCGCGCAACATGGGATCGAAGTCGCGCACGACGGCATGTTGTTCGAGCTGTGA
- the pqqE gene encoding pyrroloquinoline quinone biosynthesis protein PqqE codes for MTDLSIPSQEQAQQASRSSVGPPLWLLAELTYRCPLHCAFCYNPVNYTDHRDELSTAQWIDVLQQARKLGAAQLGFSGGEPLMRDDLEELVAEAHRLGFYTNLITSGVGLTDARLDVLKANGLDHIQLSFQDSTQELNDFLSSTRTFDLKNRVARSIKAHGFPMVLNCVLHRYNLPHVDKIIDMALAMGAEFLELANTQYYGWAHANRAQLMPTAEQLRDAEAVVERYRKEIGNRCKIFFVVPDYFETRPKRCMNGWGSVFLGVAPDGAALPCHSARSLPGLTFPNVKDTSLEHIWFDSDAFNRFRGFEWMKEPCRSCDEKTKDLGGCRCQAYLLTQDAANADPVCDKSAHHEQVVRVVREAANRPATLAPNEQPVTFRNDANSRRLTASAQEPTATPHNEGTRS; via the coding sequence ATGACCGATCTTTCGATACCGTCGCAGGAGCAGGCGCAGCAGGCATCGCGCAGCAGCGTGGGACCGCCGTTGTGGCTGCTTGCCGAACTCACGTATCGTTGTCCGCTGCATTGCGCGTTCTGCTACAACCCGGTCAACTACACCGATCATCGCGATGAACTGAGCACCGCGCAATGGATCGACGTGTTGCAGCAGGCGCGCAAACTCGGCGCGGCGCAACTCGGCTTTTCCGGCGGCGAGCCGCTGATGCGCGACGACCTCGAAGAACTCGTCGCCGAAGCGCACCGGCTCGGCTTCTATACGAACCTCATTACGTCGGGCGTCGGTTTGACGGATGCGCGGCTCGATGTGCTCAAGGCCAACGGGCTCGATCATATTCAACTGTCGTTTCAGGACTCGACACAGGAACTCAACGACTTTCTCAGCAGCACGCGCACGTTCGATCTGAAGAACCGCGTTGCGCGTTCGATCAAGGCGCATGGCTTTCCGATGGTGCTCAACTGCGTGCTGCATCGCTACAACCTGCCGCACGTCGACAAGATCATCGACATGGCGCTCGCGATGGGCGCCGAATTTCTGGAACTCGCGAACACGCAGTACTACGGCTGGGCGCACGCGAACCGCGCGCAACTGATGCCGACAGCCGAACAGCTGCGCGATGCGGAAGCCGTCGTTGAGCGTTATCGCAAGGAAATCGGCAATCGCTGCAAGATCTTCTTCGTCGTGCCCGACTACTTCGAAACGCGGCCCAAGCGCTGCATGAACGGTTGGGGTTCGGTGTTTCTCGGCGTGGCGCCCGATGGTGCCGCGCTGCCCTGCCATTCGGCACGCTCGCTGCCGGGTCTCACGTTTCCGAACGTGAAGGACACGTCGCTCGAACACATCTGGTTCGACAGCGACGCGTTCAACCGCTTTCGCGGCTTCGAGTGGATGAAGGAGCCGTGCCGCAGTTGCGACGAAAAGACCAAAGACCTCGGCGGCTGCCGCTGTCAGGCGTATCTGCTGACACAGGACGCTGCCAATGCCGACCCCGTCTGCGACAAGTCTGCGCATCACGAGCAGGTCGTGCGCGTCGTGCGCGAGGCGGCGAACCGTCCGGCGACGCTCGCGCCCAACGAACAGCCCGTCACGTTCCGCAACGACGCAAACTCGCGACGCCTCACGGCGAGCGCGCAAGAACCCACAGCGACGCCCCACAACGAGGGAACGCGATCATGA